CGGGCCGGCGGCTCGAGGGCCGTCATGGCCAGCACCTGGAGCAGGTGCGACTGCAGCATGTCCTCCAGCGCGCCGGTGCCGTCGTAGAACTCGGCGCGCCCCTCGAGGCCGATCGCCTCGTCGACCACCACGTCCACGCGCTCCACGTCCCGCCCGTCCCACACGCGCCCGAGCAGCCGGTTCGCGGTGCGCAGCCCCAGCAGCGCGGTCACCATGGACTCGCCCAGGAAGTGGTCCACGCGGAAGACGCGGTCCTCCTCGACGATGTCGGCCAGCACCGCGTTGAGCTCGCGCGCGCTCGCCTCGTCCTCGCCGAACGGCTTCTCCAGGGTCAGGCGCAGCCGGTCCGGGAGGTCGTCCATGCCGGCGAGCGCGTCCACCGACTCCCGAGTGATCCCCGGGCCGAGGGCGAAGTACAGGACGGGGACGGCCTCGGGCCCGGCGGCCTCCCGCGCCGCGGCGAACAGGGCCCGCAGGTCGTCCGCGTCCGTGGCGTCCGCGGTCCGCCACACCGCGCGCTCCACGAGGTCGTCGACCGCGGCGGCGTCCAGGGCGGTGCCCTTGAGCGCCTCCCGCACGATGCCCTGCCACTCCTGCGTGTCGTGCTCGCTGTGCGAGGAGCCCACAAGCGTGATGCGCGGCAGGTCGTGCGCCGCGAGCGCCCCGGCCAGGCCGGGCAGCAGCAGGCGGGAGGTGAGGTCGCCGGTGGCGCCCAGGATGATGAGGGCGACGTCGTCGCGGTCGGCTCGGGCGGTCATGGGGCTCCCTCGGGAAGGCGTCGGCGGCGGGGTCCCGGCCAGTCAACCGCCCGGCCGCGGGGCCTGTCCAGGCGGGCCGGGCCGCCGTCGTCGTCCCGCCGGGCCGCCGTCGCCGTGCGTGCCCGCCCGCCCCCACCCCGCCCCCGCCGCCAGCCCTGGCCAGCCGCGTGGCGCGGATGATGGACTGGCGGGCATGACCACCGCGACCCCCCGCCAGCCGCTCATCGAGGACCACGCGTACCTCTCCAACCAGCACTCGGGGGCGCTCCTCACCCGGGACGGGGACGTGACGTGGCTGTGCCTGCCGCGGTTCGACGCGCCGTCCGTGTTCACCTCCCTGCTCGGCGAGCCGGAGCACGGCCGGTGGAGGCTGCGGATCGCCGACGGCGAGGTCCGCGAGCGCGCCTACCTGCCCGGCACCCTCGTGCTGCGCACCCGCTGGTGCGGCCCGGACGGCGAGGCCGAGGTCCTCGACTTCATGCCGCTGACGAGCCACCGCGGCTCCGGCCGGGCCCACGACGACGACGCCGGCGCCCTGGCCGACGAGGGCGAGGGCGAGGCGGCCCGGGCGGACCTCGTGCGCCTCGTGCGCTGCACCTCCGGCAGCGTCAGCGTGGACCAGTGCCTGCAGTTCCGGATGGACTACGGCGAGGTGGTGCCGTGGGTCTCGCGGCAGACGGACCCGGCGGACGAGTCCTTCCTGGCGGTGGTGGCCGGCGGCGACGCGCTCGCGGTGCACGGCCCGGACCTGCGCCCGGACGGCACGGCCCACCGCGGGCGCACCCGCCTGGAGGCCGGGCAGAGCGCGGCGTGGACGCTGGCCTGGTACCCCTCGTGGTCCATGGCCCCGGCCGCCCCGGACCCGGAGCGGGCCCTCGAGGCCACCGTGACCGACTGGGTCGAGTGGCTGGGCGAGCCGCTGGCCACCGGCCCGCGGGCGGACCGCGTGGCCCGCTCCCTGCTGGTGCTCAAGGGGCTCACGCACCGGGACACGGGCGGGATCGTGGCCGCCCCCACCGCGAGCCTGCCGGAGGACATCGGCGGCGTGCGCAACTGGGACTACCGGTACGTGTGGCTGCGGGACACCGCGCTGACCCTCGAGGCGCTCATGGCCCACAACCACACCGACGACGCGTGCGCGTGGCGTGACTGGCTGCTGCGCGCGATCGCCGGCGACCCCCGGGACGTGCAGATCATGTACACGCTCTCCGGGGAGCGCCGCATGCCCGAGCGGGACCTGGAGCACCTGCCCGGCTACGAGGGCTCCCGCCCCGTGCACGTGGGCAACGGGGCGGCGGACCAGTGGCAGGCGGACGTGATCGGCACCGTGATGCTGGCCCTCGGGCGGCTGCGGGACGCCGGCGTGGACGAGGACCGCTGGTCCTGGACCCTGCAGAAGCGGCTCGTGGAGCGCGTGCTGGAGCACCGGGACACGAAGGAGCACGGGCTGTGGGAGATGCGCGGCGAGCCCGCGTACTTCACCCACGGCCGGGTGATGATGTGGGCCGCCCTGGACCAGGCGCTGCACGCCGCCCGGGACCACGGCCTGCCCGCGGAGGACGAGGAGCTGGCCGCCTGGGAGCAGGTGCGGGACGAGCTGCGCGAGGAGATCCTCACGGAGGGCGTGCGGCCCTCCGGCGGGTTCCGGCAGACCTACGGGTCCGAGGAGACGGACGCCTCCCTGCTGCAAATCCCGCACACCGGGTTCCTGCCCCACGACGACCCGCGCATGCTCGCCACCGTGGCGGACGTGGAGCGGGACCTCGTCACGGAGACCGGGCTGGTGATGCGCTACCGCGCGTCCGGGATGGACGGGCTGCCGGGGGAGGAGGCGCCGTTCATGATGTGCGGGTTCTGGCTCGTGGAGCAGTATGCCCGCTCGGGGCGCCTGGCGGACGCGGAGCGGCTGATGGCCCGCCTGGACGAGTGCTCCAACGACCTGTTCCTCATGGCCGAGGAGTACGACGACGGCCTGGACCGGATGGCCGGCAACTTCCCGCAGGCGTTCTCCCACCTGGGCCTGATCCGCGCCGTGGACGCGCTGGAGGAGGCGCGCGGGGCCGCCGGGGGAGAGGGCTGAGGGGCGGCTTCCTGGCCCAGTGACCCCGTGACCCCGTGACTCAGTGACCCAGTGACCCCGTGACTCAGCGACCCAGCGCGGGCCGGGCTCCCCGCAGCCCGGCCCGCCCGCTCAGTCCACCCGCTGCGTCGCACCGAGGGCCGTGAGAAGGAACGCGTACTCCCACGCGGTGTCCTCCCAGCCCTGGTAGCGGCCGGACGCGCCGCCGTGGCCGCCGTCCATCTCGGTGCGCAGCAGGATCGGGGCGCCGCCCTCGGCCAGGGGCGTGGCCTGGTCGCTCGTCACCGTCCGCCGCAGCTGGGCCACCCACTTGGCGGGCTCCACGTAGAGCACGCGGGTGTCGTGCAGGCTCGTCACCGCGGCGATCGCCGGGTAGTCCACCGCCCGCACGTTCTCGTACGGCGTGTAGTCGCGCATGGCCGCGTACACCTCGGGGTCCTCGATGGGGTTGCCCCACTCCTCCCACTCCAGCGCGGACAGCGGCAGCTCCGGGTCCAGGATGGACGTCAGCGCGTCCACGAAGGGCACCACCGCCAGGCACGCCCGGTACAGCTCGGGGGCGAGGTTGAGCACGGCGCCCATCAGCAGTCCGCCGGCCGAGCCGCCGGTGCAGGCGACGCGGGCCGGATCCGCCCAGCCGAGGTCCACGAGGTGACGGGTGGCGTCCACGAAGTCGGTGAAGGAGCGGCGCTTGACCAGCTTCTTGCCGTCCTCGTACCAGCGCCGGCCCAGCTCGCCGCCGCCGCGCACGTGTGCCACCGCGTAGACCACGCCGCGGTCCAGCAGGGACAGGCGGGCCACGCCCAGCACGGGGTCCATGGACATCTCGTAGGAGCCGTAGCCGTAGACCACGCAGGGGGCGGTGCCGTCCGCGGCCACGTCCTTCCGGCGGATCACCGTCACGGGGATGCGCACGGGCTCCCCGGTGACGGAGCTCGGCTCGGAGGCCGGCGCCCACACGCGCTCGGCCACGTACAGGGAGGGGTCGTAGCCGGGGACCTCGGTCTCGCGGCGCAGGTGCACCTCGCCGGTGGCGGCGGAGACGTCGAGCACGCGGGCGGGGCTGATCCAGGAGGTGTAGGCCAGTCGCAGGAACGGCGACTCGGCCGCCGTCGAGGCCAGGTGGCACGCGTACAGCTCCTCCTCGAAGGCCGGCTCGCGCCAGTCGGCGGCCTCGCCGGCGAGCACCGAGCCCAGCGGGGCGACGACGACGCGCGGCGTCGTCTCCCGGCGCACCGCCAAGGCGGCATGGGTGTGGGTCACCATGACACCGTCGACCTTGACGTCCTCGCGGTGGGGCACCACGGTGCGCCACGCGCCGCGGTCCGCCACGTCCGCCTCGGCCACCAGCGAGAGCATGCCGTTGGGCGCGGGGACGCCGGCGTCGGCCGCGTCCTGTCGGGCGACCGTGCGGTCGTGCACTACGAGCAGGCGGCGCACCCCGTCCGCGCCGGTGACCGGCTCGACGTCCGCCAGCATCCCCCAGGCACGCGGGATGAGCAGGCGCGGGGCAGGCAGGGGCGCGTCGGGGGATTCGGGCAGGTCGACCACGTGCGTCTCAGAGACCTCCGAGTTCCCGACGCCGATGAGCAGCTGGGTGCGGTCCGCGGTGCCGGTGAAGCCGGTCCACATGCCGGGGTCGGACTCCTCGTAGAGCAGCTGGTCCTGTGCGGGGTCGGTGCCCAGCACGTGGGCCTTGACCTGGTAGGGCCGCCACGAGTCGTCCCACACGGTGTAGAGGACGCGCGCGCCGGAGCGGTCGAAGCGGACGCCGTGGGCGATGTTCTCCACCACGTCCGGCAGGTCCTCACCGGTGGCGATCTCGCGCACGCGCAGGGTGAAGCGCTCGTCGCCGGTGTGGTCCACGGCGTAGGCCACGCGGGTCGAGTCGGGGCTGATGTGCAGGCCGCCGAGCGCGAAGAACGGGTGGCCCTCGGCCTCGGCGTTGCCGTCCAGGATCACCTGCTCGCCCTCCAACGGGGCGTCCGGGGTGACGACCGGCGGGGTCCAGTCCGCCTCGAGGTCGCCCGTGTCCGCGGCGGGGACGCGGCAGTGCACGGGGTACTCGGCGCCCTCCTTGGTGCGGGCGAAGTACCACCAGCCGTCGCGCCGGGACGGCACCGAGCGGTCCGTCTCCACGGTGCGGGCCTTGATCTCCCCGAAGATCGCCGCGCGCAGGGGCGCCTGGTCCGCCGTCACGGCGTCCGTGTACGCGTTCTCGGCGTGCAGGTGCTCCAGCACCCGGGCCTCCTCCTTGCCGCGGAGCCACTCGTACTCGTCCGTGAACGTGTGGCCGTGGTGGGTGCGCTCCGTCGGCTCGGTGTCCGCGACGGGGGCGACGGCGGCGGTCGGCGGGACGGGCCGCTCGGTCGCGGTCGGGGCGGCAGGGGTGGTCTCGGGGGCGACGGCGGCGTCGCGCGCAGCGGTGTTCTCGGGCATGCCGCCCATCCCATCACGCCGCGCGGCGTCGTGCCGAGCCGCGCCGTCGTCGTGCCCTGGCCCTTGCCCGCGTTGCGCTCACGACTCGCCGTCGGCGATGCGGGCGTGCGGCGAGTCGTGAGCGCAACGCGGGGTGGCCTGGTCGGGGCCGGGCCCGGGTCCGGGGCTGGAGAAGATCCGCCGGGTTGCGGCCCCCACCGGGCCCCGAGACGGCGACGGCGGCGCACCGGGCCGGTGCGCCGCCGTCGTGACGGGGTGGGGGAGGGTCAGCTCAGGCCGAGCCCCGCCCGGACCACGCCCATGCCGAAGTAGGCCACGAACGCCAGCGCCACGAACCACAGCAGCGGGTGCACCTCGCGGGCCCGGCCCTGGCCGGTGCGGATCACTGCGTAGGCGATCACGCCGGCGCCGATGCCGTTGACGATCGAGTACGTGAACGGCATCAGGATGAAGGTGAGGAACGCCGGGAACGCGGCGCCCGCGTCCTTCCAGTCGATCTGCACCACGTGCTGGCACATCATGAAGCCCACCACCACGAGCGCGGGGGCCACGGCCTCGAACGGCACGAGGTGGATCAGCGGGGACAGGAACATCGCGGCCAGGAACAGCAGGCCGGTGAACACGGAGGCCAGGCCCGTGCGGGCGCCCTCGCCGATGCCGGTGCCGGACTCCACGAAGATCTGGTTGGCCGAGCCCGAGGCGCCGCCGCCCACGGTCACCGCGAGCGCGTCCGCGGCGAGCACCCGGTTCAGGTCCGGGATGGAGCCGTCTGGGTTGACGTTGCCGGCCTCGCGGGCCAGGCCCACGGAGACGCCCATGGCGTCGAAGAACACGGAGAGCAGGATCGCGAACACGAGCAGCGAGGCCATCAGGGGGCCCACGGAGGCGAACGCGCCGAACAGGTCCACGCTGCCCAGCAGCGAGAGGTCCGGGGCGGCCCAGTCGGGCAGGGACGGGGCGATGAGGGACCAGCCGGTGGGGTTCGGCTGGCCGGCGGCGTCCACGGAGGGGCCGATGTGGAACACGGCCTCGAGGATGTTCGCCACGATCGTGGCCGCCACGATGCCGATGAGGATGGCCCCGCGCACCTTGCGGATCACGAGGACGGCGGTGAGCAGCAGGCCCACCACGAACACGAGCACGGGCCAGCCCTCGAGCTCGCCGCCGGTGCCCAGGCCCACGGGGACGGTGGTCTGGGCGGCGTCCGGCAGGCGGCGCACGAAGCCGGCGTTGACCAGGCCGATCAGCGCGATGAACAGGCCGATGCCCACCACGATGCCGGACTTCAGGGCCTCCGGGACGGCGTCGAACACCGCGCGGCGGAAGCCGGTGACCACGAGCAGGAGCATGACGAGGCCGGAGAGGGTCACCAGGCCCATGAGCTGGGGCCAGGTGAGGCCCGGGGTGGTGGCGATGGTGATGGACACGAACGCGGAGACGCCCAGGCCGGCCGCTACCGCGAACGGGTGGCGCGCCCACACGCCCATGAGGATGGTCATGACGCCGGCCACCAGCGCGGTGACCGCGGCCACGGCCGGGATGCCCAGCGTGTTCCCGGCGGAGTCCGGGCCGGAGAGGATCAGCGGGTTGAGCACCACGATGTAGCTCATGGCCAGGAACGTGGCGAGGCCGCCGCGGAACTCCTGCGCCACCGAGGAGCCGCGCTCCGTGATGCGGAAGTACCGGTCCAGGGCGCCGCGGGGGGTGCCGGAGGAGGGGGCCGGACGGGGGGTGGACGGGGGTTGTGCGGAGGCGGTGCGAGAGGCCATGGGACAAGGGTAGTGACCGGCGGGGACGGCGGCGTGCGCGCGTCGCGACTACGCTCGCGGACATGTCCCGCCGCTCCGCCTCCGCCGCCGGCACCCGGCAGGCCCTGCGGGGCGCGGTGCAGATCTACGCCCCCTCCACCGTCTACGCGGTGGGCCTGGGCGCCATGACGCCCGCGCTCGCGGTGGCCGCGCTGGCCCTGGGGCTGGACGCGGCCCGGGCGGCCGCCGTCGTGGTGCTCGTGGGCCTGGGCTCCCTGGTGGCCAACGCGCCCGCCTCCGCGCTCGCCGCCCGGGCGGGGGAGCGGGTGACCATCGTGGTCTCCGCGTTCCTCGGCACCGCCGGCGCCGCCCTGGCCTGGGCGACGACGGTGGGCCTGTCCTCCTCGCCGGGGCGCGAGGGCGTGGTGGAGCCGGGCCGGCTCGCCCTCTACCTGACGGCGGTGCTCGCCGTGGGCATGGCCGGGTCCGGCTTCAACCTGGCCCGGCAGGCGTACCTGGCGGTGGCGGTGCCGCCGAGCCATCGGGCCCGGGCGATGTCCACGCTCGGGGGCACCATCCGGATCGGCGTGTTCCTCGGCCCGTTCCTGGGCGCGGCCGTGCAGGCGGCGATGGGCCTGGACGGGGCGTTCGCCGCGGCCACGGCGGCCATGGCGGCCGGCGCCCTGCTGTGCCTGCGGATCCGGGACCTGCCCGCCTCCGGCGCGGCCGCCCCGGGCGCGGATCCTGGGGCGCAGCCCGTCCCGGCCGACCGGCCCCGCGTGGCGGACGTGGCCCGGGCCCGGCGCGGGGTGCTGCTGACGGCGGGCTTCGGCGTGGTGGCGGTCTCGGCCGCCCGGGCGGCGCGCAACGCGGTGATCCCGCTGTGGGCCATGCACCTGGGGATGGACGCCGCGAGCGCGTCCCTCGTGTTCGGCCTGGCCGGCGCCGTGGACCTGCTGCTCTTCTACCCGGCGGGCCGGCTGATGGACCGGCATGGGCGGCGCGCGGTCGCGGTGCCCTGCCTGGCCGTGCTCGGCGCGGGCTTCCTCGCGGTGAGCCTGACCCGGGACCCGGCCGCGTTCGCCGCGGCGACCGTGCTGCTGGGCATCGGCAACGGGTTCGGCGCGGGCATCGTGATGACCCTCGGGGCCGACTACTCGCCGCCGAACGCGCGGGCGCAGTTCCTCGGGATGTGGCGCTCGATGTCCGACGCCGGGATGCTCGCCGGCCCGCTGCTGCTCTCCGGGGTGACGGCGGCGGCGGGGCTGGCTGTGGGCGTGGGTTCCCTGGCCGCGGTGTGCGCGGTCGGCGCGGCGGTGTTCGCCGGGGTGCTGCCCCGCCGGCCGGGGGCGGTGGCGGACCCGCCGCCCGTCGTCGTCCGCGGTCGCTGAGGCGTCCGGGGACGACGCGGCGACCGGCCCCGCCGCGGCCCGCCGGCGCCGATCAGGCGGCCGGGTCCTCCGGGGGCAGGGTCTGGCCGGAGGCGTGGTCGTCGAACACCATGTACGTCTGCGTGTCGACGACGCCGGGCAGGGTCTGCAGCTCGTCGAAGATCACGCGCCGCAGGTCCGCGGTGTCCCGGGCGCGCACGAGCAGGATCACGTCCACGTTGCCGCCCACCAGGGAGACGTGCCAGACCTCGGGGATGGCCAGCAGGGTGGCGCGCAGCTCGCGCCAGTTGTGCTGGCGCAGCTTGAGAGTCACGTGGGCGGACGCGCCGAAGCCCACCTTCACGGGATCCACGCGTACCGTGAACCCCGTGATGACGCCGGCGTCCTGCAGGCGGTTCAGGCGCGAGTAGCAGTGCGCGCGGGAGATGTGCACGCGCTCGGCCAGCGCCGCCACGGACATGCGCCCGTCCTGCGTCAGCGCGCGGACGATCGCACGGTCCACGCGGTCCAGGGCCTCGGTGGGCATGGGTCCTCCTGGGGACGGGGAGCGGCTCGGGCCGCGGGGCGGCGGACCGTCCACGTGGCAACGATCACAGTAGCAGGATGTCCACGTCGGGAGCGAAAAGCACCCGGAACGTCTGATGGTGCCGCGCGAGGGCGCGACACATTGCCCGAAGTCGGCACACTGATCTTCACAGATCGAGAGGACCCAACGTGAGCGACCCCACCCCCGCCGTGTCCGGCTCGGCCCGGACCGATCAGGCCGAGGCCCGTCCGAACGCCGGCGCCGCCTTCGGCATCTCCCTCGAGGAGTACCTGCTGCCCGCCACCCGGCGCATCCAGCTGATCGGCGAGGACGGCACGCTGCTGTCCCCCGAGGAGCAGGGCGCCGAGCCCGGCCACGAGTACCCGCTGCCCTCGGACGACGAGCTCCTGACGGCCTACCGCCACCTCGTGATCGGCCGCCGCGTCAACGACCAGGCCTACGCCCTCGTGCGCCAGGGCCGCATGGCCGTCTACCCCTCCTCGCACGGCCAGGAGGCCTCCGAGGTCGCCGCCGCCGTGTGCCTCGGCAAGCAGGACTGGCTCTTCCCCACCTACCGGGACACCGTGGCCGTGATCGCCCGCGGCGTGCCCCCGCTCGAGGTCATGGTCTCCTACCAGGGCACCTGGCATCAGGGCTACGACCCCAACGAGCACCACGTCTCCGTCCAGTCCACCCCGCTGACCACCCAGCTGCTGCACGCCGTCGGCATGGCCAAGGCCGCCCGCCTGCGCGGCGAGGAGGTCGTGTGCCTGGCCATGGTCGGCGACGGCGGCACCTCCGAGGGCGACTTCCACGAGGCGCTGAACTTCGCGGCCGTGTTCAAGCTGCCGGTGATCTTCTTCGTGCAGAACAACAAGTTCGCCATCTCCGTGCCGTTCGCCAAGCAGTCGGCCGCCCCCTCGCTGGCCCACAAGGCCGTCGGCTACGGCCTGGCCGGCGAGCGCGTGGACGGCAACGACCTCGGCGCCCTGCTGGCCGTGCTCGGCCGCGCCGTGGACCTGTGCCGCCAGGGCCAGGGCCCCTTCCTCGTGGAGGCGGACACCTACCGCATGCAGGCCCACACCAACACCGACGACCCGACGCGCTACCGCGAGGACGCCGAGGTGCAGGAGTGGGAGGCGCGCGACCCGCTGCGCCGCATGACCGCCTACCTCGAGTCCACCGGCGCCCTCACCGAGGAGGTCTCCGCGGAGATCGCCCAGGCCGCCGAGGACGTCGCGAAGGACCTGCGCGACGCCATGAACGCCGAGGCGGAGCTCGATCCGCTCGAGCTGTTCGACCACGTCTACTCCGTGCAGACCCCGCAGCTCGCCGCCCAGCGCGCGCAGCTGGCCGAGGAGCTGTCCCGTTCCGAGAACCAGGAGGCCTGAGCATGGCGACCCTGACCTTCGCCGCCGCGCTCAACGCGGCGCTGGCCGACGAGATGGCCGCCGACGACATGGTGGTGGTGTTCGGCGAGGACGTCGGCACCCTGGGCGGCGTCTTCCGCATCACGGACGGGCTGACCAAGCGCTTCGGCGAGGAGCGCTGCTTCGACACCCCCCTGGCCGAGTCCGGCATCGCCGGCATGGCCGTGGGCATGGCCCTCGGCGGGGCGCGTCCCGTGATCGAGATGCAGTTCGACGCGTTCGCCTACCCGGCGTTCGAGCAGATCGCCTCGCACGTGGCCAAGATGCGCAACCGCACCAAGGGCGCCACCCCGATGCCCATGACCATCCGCATCCCCTACGGCGGCGGCATCGGCGGCGTCGAGCACCACTGCGACTCCTCCGAGTCCTACTACGCGCACACCCCGGGCCTGAAGGTGTACACCCCGGCGTCGGTGAAGGACGCCTACATGATGCTGCGGGCGGCCATCCGCCTGGACGACCCGGTCGTCTTCATGGAGCCCAAGAAGATGTACTGGACCAAGGCCGAGCTGGACCTCGAGGACCTGCGCGCCGAGTTCGAGGAGCGCTGGGGCCGCGTCGAGGAGAAGAAGGAGCACGGGGAGGCCTGGGCGCGCGCCGCCGTCGTCCGCGAGGGCTCCGACGTCACCCTCGTCTCCTACGGCCCCTCCGTGCCCACCTGCCTCGCCGCCGCCCGCGCGGCCGAGGAGGAGGGCCTCTCGGTCGAGGTCGTGGACCTGCGCACCGTGAACCCGCTGGACGAGGACACCATGGCCGCCTCGGTCTCCAAGACCGGCCGCGCCGTCGTCGTCGCCGAGCCCCAGGGCTTCGCGTCCGTGGCCTCCGAGCTGGTGGCCCGGATCCAGCAGCGCTGCTTCCACTCGCTGGCCGCCCCCGTGGGCCGCGTGACCGGTTTCGACATCCCGTTCCCCGCGCCGAAGCTCGAGGAGCACCACCTGCC
The sequence above is a segment of the Micrococcus endophyticus genome. Coding sequences within it:
- a CDS encoding alpha-ketoacid dehydrogenase subunit beta, with the translated sequence MATLTFAAALNAALADEMAADDMVVVFGEDVGTLGGVFRITDGLTKRFGEERCFDTPLAESGIAGMAVGMALGGARPVIEMQFDAFAYPAFEQIASHVAKMRNRTKGATPMPMTIRIPYGGGIGGVEHHCDSSESYYAHTPGLKVYTPASVKDAYMMLRAAIRLDDPVVFMEPKKMYWTKAELDLEDLRAEFEERWGRVEEKKEHGEAWARAAVVREGSDVTLVSYGPSVPTCLAAARAAEEEGLSVEVVDLRTVNPLDEDTMAASVSKTGRAVVVAEPQGFASVASELVARIQQRCFHSLAAPVGRVTGFDIPFPAPKLEEHHLPNIDRILDAIDDLNWDLDAEEARA
- a CDS encoding thiamine pyrophosphate-dependent enzyme; its protein translation is MSDPTPAVSGSARTDQAEARPNAGAAFGISLEEYLLPATRRIQLIGEDGTLLSPEEQGAEPGHEYPLPSDDELLTAYRHLVIGRRVNDQAYALVRQGRMAVYPSSHGQEASEVAAAVCLGKQDWLFPTYRDTVAVIARGVPPLEVMVSYQGTWHQGYDPNEHHVSVQSTPLTTQLLHAVGMAKAARLRGEEVVCLAMVGDGGTSEGDFHEALNFAAVFKLPVIFFVQNNKFAISVPFAKQSAAPSLAHKAVGYGLAGERVDGNDLGALLAVLGRAVDLCRQGQGPFLVEADTYRMQAHTNTDDPTRYREDAEVQEWEARDPLRRMTAYLESTGALTEEVSAEIAQAAEDVAKDLRDAMNAEAELDPLELFDHVYSVQTPQLAAQRAQLAEELSRSENQEA
- a CDS encoding S9 family peptidase — protein: MGGMPENTAARDAAVAPETTPAAPTATERPVPPTAAVAPVADTEPTERTHHGHTFTDEYEWLRGKEEARVLEHLHAENAYTDAVTADQAPLRAAIFGEIKARTVETDRSVPSRRDGWWYFARTKEGAEYPVHCRVPAADTGDLEADWTPPVVTPDAPLEGEQVILDGNAEAEGHPFFALGGLHISPDSTRVAYAVDHTGDERFTLRVREIATGEDLPDVVENIAHGVRFDRSGARVLYTVWDDSWRPYQVKAHVLGTDPAQDQLLYEESDPGMWTGFTGTADRTQLLIGVGNSEVSETHVVDLPESPDAPLPAPRLLIPRAWGMLADVEPVTGADGVRRLLVVHDRTVARQDAADAGVPAPNGMLSLVAEADVADRGAWRTVVPHREDVKVDGVMVTHTHAALAVRRETTPRVVVAPLGSVLAGEAADWREPAFEEELYACHLASTAAESPFLRLAYTSWISPARVLDVSAATGEVHLRRETEVPGYDPSLYVAERVWAPASEPSSVTGEPVRIPVTVIRRKDVAADGTAPCVVYGYGSYEMSMDPVLGVARLSLLDRGVVYAVAHVRGGGELGRRWYEDGKKLVKRRSFTDFVDATRHLVDLGWADPARVACTGGSAGGLLMGAVLNLAPELYRACLAVVPFVDALTSILDPELPLSALEWEEWGNPIEDPEVYAAMRDYTPYENVRAVDYPAIAAVTSLHDTRVLYVEPAKWVAQLRRTVTSDQATPLAEGGAPILLRTEMDGGHGGASGRYQGWEDTAWEYAFLLTALGATQRVD
- a CDS encoding Lrp/AsnC family transcriptional regulator; translation: MPTEALDRVDRAIVRALTQDGRMSVAALAERVHISRAHCYSRLNRLQDAGVITGFTVRVDPVKVGFGASAHVTLKLRQHNWRELRATLLAIPEVWHVSLVGGNVDVILLVRARDTADLRRVIFDELQTLPGVVDTQTYMVFDDHASGQTLPPEDPAA
- a CDS encoding NCS2 family permease — protein: MASRTASAQPPSTPRPAPSSGTPRGALDRYFRITERGSSVAQEFRGGLATFLAMSYIVVLNPLILSGPDSAGNTLGIPAVAAVTALVAGVMTILMGVWARHPFAVAAGLGVSAFVSITIATTPGLTWPQLMGLVTLSGLVMLLLVVTGFRRAVFDAVPEALKSGIVVGIGLFIALIGLVNAGFVRRLPDAAQTTVPVGLGTGGELEGWPVLVFVVGLLLTAVLVIRKVRGAILIGIVAATIVANILEAVFHIGPSVDAAGQPNPTGWSLIAPSLPDWAAPDLSLLGSVDLFGAFASVGPLMASLLVFAILLSVFFDAMGVSVGLAREAGNVNPDGSIPDLNRVLAADALAVTVGGGASGSANQIFVESGTGIGEGARTGLASVFTGLLFLAAMFLSPLIHLVPFEAVAPALVVVGFMMCQHVVQIDWKDAGAAFPAFLTFILMPFTYSIVNGIGAGVIAYAVIRTGQGRAREVHPLLWFVALAFVAYFGMGVVRAGLGLS
- a CDS encoding glycoside hydrolase family 15 protein, translating into MTTATPRQPLIEDHAYLSNQHSGALLTRDGDVTWLCLPRFDAPSVFTSLLGEPEHGRWRLRIADGEVRERAYLPGTLVLRTRWCGPDGEAEVLDFMPLTSHRGSGRAHDDDAGALADEGEGEAARADLVRLVRCTSGSVSVDQCLQFRMDYGEVVPWVSRQTDPADESFLAVVAGGDALAVHGPDLRPDGTAHRGRTRLEAGQSAAWTLAWYPSWSMAPAAPDPERALEATVTDWVEWLGEPLATGPRADRVARSLLVLKGLTHRDTGGIVAAPTASLPEDIGGVRNWDYRYVWLRDTALTLEALMAHNHTDDACAWRDWLLRAIAGDPRDVQIMYTLSGERRMPERDLEHLPGYEGSRPVHVGNGAADQWQADVIGTVMLALGRLRDAGVDEDRWSWTLQKRLVERVLEHRDTKEHGLWEMRGEPAYFTHGRVMMWAALDQALHAARDHGLPAEDEELAAWEQVRDELREEILTEGVRPSGGFRQTYGSEETDASLLQIPHTGFLPHDDPRMLATVADVERDLVTETGLVMRYRASGMDGLPGEEAPFMMCGFWLVEQYARSGRLADAERLMARLDECSNDLFLMAEEYDDGLDRMAGNFPQAFSHLGLIRAVDALEEARGAAGGEG
- a CDS encoding glucose-6-phosphate dehydrogenase, with protein sequence MTARADRDDVALIILGATGDLTSRLLLPGLAGALAAHDLPRITLVGSSHSEHDTQEWQGIVREALKGTALDAAAVDDLVERAVWRTADATDADDLRALFAAAREAAGPEAVPVLYFALGPGITRESVDALAGMDDLPDRLRLTLEKPFGEDEASARELNAVLADIVEEDRVFRVDHFLGESMVTALLGLRTANRLLGRVWDGRDVERVDVVVDEAIGLEGRAEFYDGTGALEDMLQSHLLQVLAMTALEPPARVAADELHDAVVEVLRATRVWQDDPVAASRRARYTAGEADGRPVPAYADEEGVDPRRRTETLAEVTLAVDTDRWRGVPFRLRSGKALERTRWEVALTLRAPEDVPEGLSPAAGRDRIVVGLQPRGVRIELAVDGADTPFDAERRALTAGLGEEHVDAYGEVLRGILTGEPLLSVRGDAAEECWRILAPVIAAWEADEVPLDEYPAGSAGPEGWD
- a CDS encoding MFS transporter, with product MSRRSASAAGTRQALRGAVQIYAPSTVYAVGLGAMTPALAVAALALGLDAARAAAVVVLVGLGSLVANAPASALAARAGERVTIVVSAFLGTAGAALAWATTVGLSSSPGREGVVEPGRLALYLTAVLAVGMAGSGFNLARQAYLAVAVPPSHRARAMSTLGGTIRIGVFLGPFLGAAVQAAMGLDGAFAAATAAMAAGALLCLRIRDLPASGAAAPGADPGAQPVPADRPRVADVARARRGVLLTAGFGVVAVSAARAARNAVIPLWAMHLGMDAASASLVFGLAGAVDLLLFYPAGRLMDRHGRRAVAVPCLAVLGAGFLAVSLTRDPAAFAAATVLLGIGNGFGAGIVMTLGADYSPPNARAQFLGMWRSMSDAGMLAGPLLLSGVTAAAGLAVGVGSLAAVCAVGAAVFAGVLPRRPGAVADPPPVVVRGR